The following are from one region of the Cloacibacterium sp. TD35 genome:
- a CDS encoding DUF4286 family protein, with product MSILSITFHTVESQLQTWEQYLENELMSLVENFIDVEKYILSEVNTEMLTEGKNTNLLLIFESDEKRQEFIENELYNLSEIIARKFGENVMIFKTELNEKKSRF from the coding sequence ATGAGCATTTTAAGCATAACATTCCATACTGTAGAAAGCCAATTGCAGACTTGGGAACAATATTTAGAGAATGAATTGATGAGTTTAGTTGAAAACTTTATAGACGTAGAAAAATACATTCTTTCTGAAGTGAATACCGAAATGCTTACCGAAGGTAAAAACACTAATCTCCTTCTCATCTTCGAAAGCGATGAAAAAAGACAAGAATTCATAGAAAATGAACTTTATAATCTTTCAGAAATAATCGCCAGAAAATTCGGGGAAAACGTGATGATTTTCAAAACAGAATTGAACGAAAAAAAATCCAGATTTTAA
- a CDS encoding DMT family protein, which translates to MTKGILTVLLLLVSNIFMTFAWYGHLKFQEWGWMKKSVLWSVILISWGFALFEYIFQVPANRLGFRENGGPFTLFQLKIIQEVVTLVVFTVFAVFFFRNESFKWNHLAAFVCLVLAVYFVFKK; encoded by the coding sequence ATGACAAAAGGAATTCTTACTGTTCTGCTTTTATTGGTTTCTAATATATTCATGACATTTGCGTGGTATGGTCATCTCAAATTCCAAGAGTGGGGTTGGATGAAAAAATCTGTACTTTGGTCGGTTATTCTCATTAGTTGGGGATTTGCGTTGTTTGAATATATTTTTCAAGTACCAGCTAATAGATTAGGCTTTAGAGAAAATGGAGGGCCTTTTACATTATTTCAGTTGAAAATTATACAAGAAGTAGTTACGTTGGTTGTTTTTACCGTATTTGCAGTATTTTTCTTTAGAAATGAATCGTTTAAATGGAATCATCTAGCGGCTTTTGTCTGTTTAGTTTTGGCGGTTTATTTTGTTTTCAAAAAATGA
- a CDS encoding acyl-CoA reductase encodes MKQDLKIQGLSKLGHYLQQFLQKSEIDYTHDEQELAALMRRSEVENPWFTQENIRFCFKNWADILTEENIKNWLSEYQVSQLSKKVGLILAGNIPLVGFHDVMCVLMSNHIPLIKLSSKDRLLLPFFLKKWGEFAEWNLEFQIVERLTDYDAVIATGSNNTARYLEYYFKDALSIIRKNRTSVAVIKGDETNEELQLLAEDIFRYFGLGCRNVTRLLIPKDYELSRLFENFLGFKDVINHHKYANNYDYNKAVYLLNQENFWDNNFVMLKEDNALFSPLSVLNFSRYESVEEVHAFLVENESNIQCVVAKPELGIENSVNFGEAQNPSLNTYADNIDTMAFLSVV; translated from the coding sequence ATGAAACAAGATCTCAAAATACAGGGTTTAAGTAAATTAGGACATTATCTTCAACAGTTTTTACAAAAATCAGAAATTGATTATACTCATGATGAGCAAGAACTAGCTGCATTGATGAGACGAAGCGAGGTAGAAAACCCATGGTTTACACAAGAAAACATAAGATTTTGTTTTAAAAATTGGGCAGATATTTTAACCGAAGAAAATATAAAAAATTGGCTTTCAGAATATCAGGTTTCTCAATTATCTAAAAAAGTAGGATTGATTTTGGCGGGAAATATTCCTTTGGTAGGATTTCATGACGTGATGTGTGTGCTAATGAGTAATCATATTCCGCTGATTAAACTTTCTTCTAAAGATAGACTTCTTTTGCCTTTCTTTTTGAAAAAATGGGGCGAATTTGCTGAGTGGAATTTAGAGTTTCAGATTGTAGAAAGATTGACGGATTATGATGCGGTAATTGCTACAGGAAGTAATAATACAGCTAGATATTTAGAGTATTATTTTAAAGATGCTTTGTCTATTATTAGAAAAAACAGAACTTCTGTGGCGGTAATTAAAGGAGATGAAACGAATGAAGAATTACAACTCTTAGCAGAAGATATTTTCAGATATTTTGGCTTAGGTTGTAGAAATGTAACGAGGCTTCTTATCCCGAAAGATTATGAATTAAGTAGGCTTTTTGAAAACTTTTTAGGTTTCAAAGACGTGATTAATCATCATAAATATGCCAATAACTATGATTATAATAAAGCAGTTTATCTCTTGAATCAAGAGAATTTTTGGGATAATAATTTTGTAATGCTCAAAGAAGATAATGCGCTGTTTTCGCCGCTTTCTGTGCTTAATTTCAGCAGATACGAAAGTGTAGAAGAGGTTCACGCTTTTCTCGTAGAAAATGAATCAAATATTCAGTGTGTGGTGGCAAAGCCAGAATTGGGGATAGAAAATTCTGTAAACTTTGGAGAAGCGCAAAATCCTAGTCTCAATACTTATGCAGATAATATTGATACGATGGCTTTTTTAAGTGTGGTCTAA
- a CDS encoding 4Fe-4S dicluster domain-containing protein: protein MAIIITDECINCGACEPECPNNAIYEGAVDWKASDGTSLKGTVTLKSGLTIDANAPQRPVSDDVYYIVPDKCTECKGFHEEPQCAAVCPVDCCVPDDNHVETDAELLGKKAFLHGE, encoded by the coding sequence ATGGCTATTATAATAACAGACGAATGTATTAATTGTGGAGCTTGCGAACCAGAATGCCCTAATAACGCGATTTATGAAGGAGCTGTAGACTGGAAAGCTTCAGACGGAACTAGTTTAAAAGGAACCGTAACTTTAAAATCAGGTTTAACAATAGATGCTAATGCACCTCAAAGACCTGTAAGTGATGATGTTTATTACATTGTTCCAGATAAGTGTACCGAGTGTAAAGGTTTCCACGAAGAACCACAATGCGCAGCGGTTTGTCCGGTAGATTGTTGTGTCCCAGATGACAACCATGTAGAAACAGACGCAGAACTTTTAGGT
- the gyrA gene encoding DNA gyrase subunit A, which yields MHKEGERLIPINIVDEMKSSYIDYSMSVIVSRALPDVRDGLKPVHRRVLYGMYGLGVFSNRKYLKSARIVGDVLGKYHPHGDSSVYDAMVRMAQPWSLRYPQVDGQGNFGSMDGDPPAAMRYTEARLKKISDEILSDLDKETVDFQNNFDDSLTEPKVMPTKIPNLLVNGTSGIAVGMATNMAPHNLSEAVDAICAYIDNREITIDELMKHIIAPDFPTGGIIYGYDGVRDAFHTGRGRIVLRAKVSFEEIGNRNAIIVTEIPYQVNKAEMIARTAELVKDEKIPGIYEIRDESDRNGLRVVYELKNDAIPNVVLNLLYKYTALQTSFSVNNIALVHGRPEQLNLKDIIHHFVDHRHEVIVRRTEYELKKAKERAHILEGFMKVIGSQESLDKAIAIIRHSSTPQDAKEGLIAEFELSEIQAQAILDLRLARLTGMELDKIRAEYEEIMALIKDLEDILTNEPRRYQIIKDELLEVKEKYGDERRSEIDYSGGEMSIEDLIPDEKVVLTISHAGYIKRTPLSEYKVQSRGGVGNKAATTRDADFLEYIVSATNHQYMMFFTEKGKCFWLRVFEIPEGSKTAKGRAVQNLINIEPDDKIRAYIRTNDLKDVDYVNSMYVVMVTKNGIIKKTSLEQYSRPRVNGINAIEIREDDQLLEAKLTTGTSEIMIATKGGKCIRFPEEKVRAVGRTSIGVRGVDLSDGDEVIGMIVVNDIQNETVLVVSEKGYGKRTAVEDYRITNRGGKGVITLNITEKTGNLIAIQSVTDEDGLMIINKSGVAIRMGMDDLRVMGRNTQGVRMINLKNNDEIAAVAKVMMDKEVEEETEETVDNNDEETQNQAPIESQEDTLNNNEEE from the coding sequence ATGCATAAAGAAGGAGAAAGACTAATTCCTATCAACATCGTTGATGAAATGAAATCCTCTTACATTGATTACTCAATGTCGGTAATTGTTTCCAGAGCGTTACCAGATGTAAGAGACGGCTTAAAACCTGTTCACAGAAGAGTTTTATACGGGATGTATGGTTTGGGCGTTTTTTCGAACAGAAAATATTTAAAATCTGCAAGAATTGTAGGGGATGTTTTGGGTAAATATCACCCTCATGGAGATTCTTCGGTATATGATGCAATGGTGAGAATGGCGCAACCATGGAGTTTGCGTTATCCGCAAGTAGATGGTCAAGGTAACTTCGGTTCTATGGACGGAGATCCACCAGCTGCAATGCGTTACACCGAAGCGAGATTAAAGAAAATTTCAGACGAAATTCTTTCTGATTTAGATAAAGAAACAGTAGATTTTCAGAATAACTTTGATGATTCATTGACTGAACCAAAAGTAATGCCTACCAAGATTCCAAATCTTTTGGTTAACGGAACTTCTGGGATTGCTGTAGGTATGGCTACCAATATGGCGCCACATAACTTATCTGAAGCTGTAGATGCTATCTGTGCCTATATAGACAATAGAGAAATTACTATTGATGAATTAATGAAGCATATCATTGCTCCAGATTTCCCAACGGGCGGTATTATTTATGGCTATGATGGTGTAAGAGACGCTTTCCATACAGGTAGAGGAAGAATTGTACTTCGTGCTAAAGTAAGTTTCGAAGAAATAGGCAATAGAAATGCCATCATCGTTACCGAAATTCCTTACCAAGTCAATAAAGCAGAAATGATTGCCAGAACTGCAGAATTGGTAAAAGATGAAAAAATTCCTGGAATTTATGAAATTAGAGACGAGTCTGACAGAAACGGTCTTAGAGTAGTTTATGAACTGAAGAATGATGCGATTCCAAATGTAGTTCTTAACTTATTGTATAAATATACTGCTTTACAAACTTCTTTCTCTGTAAACAACATCGCTTTAGTTCATGGTAGACCAGAACAATTAAACCTTAAAGATATTATTCATCATTTTGTAGACCATCGTCACGAAGTGATTGTAAGAAGAACGGAATATGAGCTGAAAAAAGCGAAAGAAAGAGCACATATTTTAGAAGGTTTCATGAAGGTAATCGGTTCACAAGAATCTCTAGATAAAGCGATTGCAATTATTCGTCATTCTTCTACGCCACAAGATGCAAAAGAAGGCTTAATTGCAGAATTTGAACTTTCTGAAATTCAAGCTCAAGCGATTCTAGACTTACGTCTTGCTCGTTTAACAGGAATGGAGCTTGACAAAATTAGAGCTGAATATGAAGAAATTATGGCTTTAATTAAAGATTTGGAAGATATCTTGACCAATGAACCAAGAAGATACCAAATCATCAAAGATGAATTGTTAGAAGTTAAAGAAAAATACGGAGACGAAAGACGTTCAGAAATAGATTACTCAGGTGGAGAAATGTCTATAGAAGACTTAATTCCAGACGAAAAAGTAGTTCTTACTATTTCTCATGCGGGTTACATCAAGAGAACGCCACTTTCTGAATACAAAGTTCAAAGTAGAGGTGGAGTTGGTAACAAAGCCGCTACAACTAGAGATGCCGATTTCTTAGAATACATTGTTTCGGCGACCAATCACCAATACATGATGTTCTTTACCGAAAAAGGAAAATGTTTCTGGTTAAGAGTATTCGAAATTCCTGAAGGTTCTAAAACAGCTAAAGGAAGAGCAGTTCAGAATTTAATTAACATCGAACCAGATGATAAAATCAGAGCATACATCAGAACCAATGATCTAAAAGATGTAGACTATGTAAATTCTATGTATGTAGTAATGGTGACTAAAAATGGTATTATCAAGAAAACTTCTCTTGAACAATATTCTAGACCTAGAGTAAATGGTATTAATGCTATTGAAATTAGAGAAGATGACCAATTATTAGAAGCTAAATTAACTACAGGAACTTCTGAAATCATGATTGCCACTAAAGGTGGTAAATGTATCAGATTCCCAGAAGAAAAAGTAAGAGCAGTAGGTAGAACTTCTATTGGAGTTCGTGGTGTAGATTTATCTGATGGAGATGAGGTAATTGGCATGATTGTGGTAAATGATATTCAAAATGAGACGGTATTAGTTGTTTCAGAGAAAGGATATGGTAAACGTACCGCAGTAGAAGATTACAGAATTACCAACAGAGGTGGAAAAGGAGTAATTACACTTAACATTACCGAAAAAACAGGAAATCTTATTGCAATTCAGTCAGTTACTGATGAAGATGGTTTGATGATTATCAACAAATCTGGAGTTGCCATAAGAATGGGAATGGATGATTTAAGAGTAATGGGTAGAAATACACAAGGAGTAAGAATGATTAACTTAAAAAATAATGACGAGATTGCTGCTGTTGCTAAAGTAATGATGGATAAAGAAGTAGAAGAAGAAACTGAAGAAACAGTAGATAATAATGACGAAGAAACTCAAAATCAAGCTCCTATAGAATCTCAAGAAGATACATTAAATAATAACGAAGAAGAATAG